Proteins found in one Anaerolineales bacterium genomic segment:
- the accC gene encoding acetyl-CoA carboxylase biotin carboxylase subunit, with protein sequence MFNKVLIANRGEIAVRIIRACRELGLQTVAVYSDVDRQALHVRYSDEAYRLGPAPSRDSYLRIDKIIDIARKCGAKAIHPGYGFLAERAEFSQACRDAKIAFVGPNPSSIAAMGDKAVARSTVSRAGVKVVPGTEGEGALSDEQLLAIAPSIGFPLLVKATAGGGGKGMREVSSLEEMPTLLNAARREAEASFGDGNVYLEKLVEGARHIEIQILADGQDNVIHLGERECSIQRRHQKLLEESPSPFVGDDEEFRQKIGAVAVRAAHAVNYVNAGTIEFLVDKDKNFYFLEMNTRLQVEHPITEMVTGIDIVKEQIRIARGRCLRHLQEDIHHNGWAIECRINAEDPYNNFIPSTGRITHTLLPTGPGVRVDTGVYIGFEVSPYYDSLISKLIVWGDTRGEAILRMRRALEEYKILGVHSNIPFHQRLMDSHRFMGGQYDTRFVEERFSIEEAEEAKETQPEVAALLATLVAHRQTERAAHVIQRNERDTSNWKWLSRWERLRK encoded by the coding sequence ATGTTCAATAAAGTACTGATTGCCAACCGGGGTGAGATCGCAGTTCGCATCATCCGGGCTTGTCGGGAACTCGGATTACAAACTGTGGCGGTTTATTCAGATGTAGATCGACAGGCCTTACATGTGCGCTATTCAGACGAAGCCTACCGCCTGGGACCCGCTCCTTCGCGCGATTCCTACTTGCGAATTGACAAGATCATCGATATTGCTCGCAAGTGCGGAGCAAAAGCCATCCACCCGGGGTATGGTTTCCTGGCTGAGCGGGCGGAGTTTTCACAAGCCTGCCGCGATGCAAAAATTGCCTTCGTTGGCCCCAATCCCTCATCCATCGCCGCTATGGGCGATAAAGCTGTCGCGCGCAGCACCGTCAGTCGCGCCGGTGTGAAGGTGGTTCCCGGCACGGAAGGGGAAGGCGCGTTGAGTGATGAGCAGCTGCTTGCCATAGCGCCTTCGATCGGTTTCCCGCTCTTGGTGAAGGCCACCGCAGGTGGGGGTGGTAAGGGCATGCGCGAAGTTTCGAGCCTGGAGGAGATGCCGACACTGCTCAACGCAGCCCGGCGTGAAGCAGAAGCATCCTTTGGGGATGGCAACGTCTACCTGGAGAAATTAGTGGAGGGGGCACGCCACATCGAAATCCAGATCCTGGCAGATGGGCAGGATAACGTGATTCACCTGGGTGAGCGTGAATGTTCCATCCAGCGCCGGCACCAAAAACTTCTGGAAGAGAGCCCTTCACCGTTCGTCGGTGATGATGAGGAATTCCGCCAGAAAATTGGGGCAGTGGCCGTCAGAGCTGCCCACGCAGTTAATTACGTCAACGCCGGCACGATCGAGTTTCTGGTGGACAAGGACAAGAATTTTTACTTCTTGGAGATGAACACCCGTTTACAGGTGGAGCACCCTATCACTGAGATGGTCACCGGAATCGACATCGTCAAGGAGCAGATCCGTATCGCCCGAGGGCGCTGCCTGCGCCACCTCCAGGAGGACATTCATCACAATGGATGGGCAATTGAGTGCAGAATCAATGCGGAAGACCCATATAATAATTTCATCCCGTCCACTGGTCGCATTACTCATACCCTGCTGCCAACCGGCCCAGGAGTGAGGGTGGATACGGGCGTGTATATCGGTTTTGAGGTGTCGCCTTATTACGACTCTTTGATCTCAAAACTGATCGTATGGGGAGATACGCGTGGTGAAGCCATCCTGCGCATGCGTAGAGCCCTGGAGGAGTATAAAATCCTGGGCGTGCACAGCAACATCCCGTTCCATCAGCGGCTGATGGATTCGCACCGCTTCATGGGTGGCCAATATGATACGCGTTTTGTGGAAGAGCGTTTCTCCATTGAAGAAGCCGAAGAGGCCAAGGAAACACAGCCTGAAGTTGCCGCTTTGCTGGCAACCCTTGTGGCTCATCGACAGACCGAGAGGGCAGCCCATGTGATCCAGCGCAACGAACGCGATACCAGCAATTGGAAATGGTTAAGCCGTTGGGAAAGGTTGAGGAAGTAG
- a CDS encoding methylmalonyl-CoA carboxyltransferase — protein sequence MSDDPKVKRLRETKAKGRLGGGAERIKAQHERGRLTARERVDLLLDKGSFREVDAFVTHRTNDFNLDRQKFLGDSVITGWGTIEGRLVYIFSQDFTVFGGSLGEVHAEKVCKIMDMALKNGAPVIGLNDSGGARIQEGVVSLGGYADIFLRNTLVSGVIPQISVIMGPCAGGAVYSPALTDYIIMVRKSSYMFITGPDVVKAVTHEEVTFEELGGADVHSEISGVCHLAADSEPDALYLIRKLLSYIPQNNMEDPPFLSIDDDPLRMEEKLNSIIPDDPSKPYDIKDAIRMIVDGNQFFEIQEMYAQNIVIGFARLGGHSVGIVANQPMVLAGVLDIKSSEKGARFVRFCDAFNIPIITFVDVPGFLPGTAQEHGGIIRSGSKLLYAYCEATVPKITVITRKAYGGAYDVMSSKHVRGDVNLAWPSAEIAVMGPDGAVSIIFRKELSQSENPDKKKAELVEDYREKFANPYIAASRGYIDDVIEPWETRPRLINGLEMLSNKRDTNPPKKHGCIPL from the coding sequence ATGAGCGATGATCCGAAAGTAAAACGGCTGAGAGAGACAAAAGCGAAGGGGAGGTTGGGCGGCGGGGCTGAGCGGATCAAGGCCCAACATGAGCGTGGCCGTTTGACTGCCAGGGAGCGGGTAGACCTGTTACTCGATAAGGGCTCATTCCGTGAGGTGGATGCCTTTGTTACCCACCGGACGAATGATTTCAACCTTGACCGTCAAAAATTCCTCGGCGATAGTGTGATCACTGGTTGGGGTACGATCGAAGGCCGGCTCGTGTATATTTTCTCGCAGGATTTCACCGTCTTTGGCGGCAGCCTGGGTGAAGTGCATGCCGAGAAGGTGTGCAAGATCATGGATATGGCGCTCAAAAACGGCGCACCGGTGATAGGGTTAAACGATTCGGGCGGGGCGCGCATCCAGGAGGGGGTGGTCTCATTGGGTGGTTACGCCGATATCTTCTTGCGTAATACACTCGTTTCAGGGGTTATCCCGCAGATCAGCGTGATCATGGGGCCCTGCGCAGGTGGCGCAGTATACTCACCAGCTCTGACAGACTACATTATCATGGTGCGTAAATCATCCTACATGTTCATCACCGGGCCGGATGTGGTCAAGGCTGTGACCCACGAGGAAGTCACATTTGAAGAATTGGGCGGCGCAGATGTTCACTCCGAAATATCAGGCGTGTGCCACTTGGCAGCTGACTCTGAGCCGGACGCACTCTACTTGATCCGGAAACTACTCTCCTACATACCGCAGAATAACATGGAGGATCCGCCCTTCCTGAGCATCGATGATGATCCGCTGCGTATGGAAGAGAAGTTGAACTCCATCATCCCGGATGACCCCAGCAAGCCATATGATATCAAGGATGCCATCCGGATGATCGTGGATGGCAACCAGTTTTTTGAAATTCAAGAAATGTATGCCCAAAATATTGTGATCGGGTTCGCCCGCCTGGGGGGCCACAGCGTGGGCATCGTTGCCAACCAGCCGATGGTGCTGGCAGGTGTGCTGGATATCAAATCATCAGAAAAGGGTGCCCGTTTCGTCCGCTTTTGTGATGCCTTCAATATCCCCATCATCACTTTTGTGGATGTGCCGGGCTTCTTGCCAGGCACTGCCCAGGAGCACGGTGGGATTATCCGCTCAGGCTCAAAATTGTTGTATGCCTACTGCGAGGCCACTGTGCCGAAGATCACCGTCATCACTCGTAAAGCCTACGGTGGGGCCTATGATGTGATGAGCAGCAAACACGTACGCGGGGATGTGAACCTGGCTTGGCCTTCTGCCGAGATCGCTGTAATGGGCCCCGACGGGGCGGTGAGCATCATTTTCCGCAAGGAGCTCTCACAGTCTGAAAACCCCGACAAGAAGAAGGCGGAGCTGGTGGAGGATTACCGGGAGAAATTTGCCAACCCGTATATTGCCGCCTCGCGGGGGTATATAGATGATGTCATTGAGCCCTGGGAGACACGTCCGCGCTTGATTAATGGCTTGGAGATGCTCAGCAACAAGCGCGATACGAACCCGCCCAAGAAACACGGCTGCATCCCCCTATGA